CGACGCTCCAGGGCCTCGGCCTGCGCCGGATGAACCAGGAGGTCGTCCGCCCGGACACCCCGTCGATCCGCGGAATGCTCCACAAGGTGCGCCACCTCGTGGAAGTCTCCGCGGCGAA
Above is a window of Thermoanaerobaculia bacterium DNA encoding:
- the rpmD gene encoding 50S ribosomal protein L30, which translates into the protein MKVRLVKSGICTPKDQKATLQGLGLRRMNQEVVRPDTPSIRGMLHKVRHLVEVSAAK